Within Phycodurus eques isolate BA_2022a chromosome 7, UOR_Pequ_1.1, whole genome shotgun sequence, the genomic segment gagcagcacaattaatTGGATTGTAGATTTAAAATATCATGCACGcacaaactgttttaaattctttccattctattgaattatgccatttttctgtttttataatgtacaatattatagagtctatgattggctggcaacaagttcaaggtgtaccccgcctctcgcccagagtcagctgggatagtctgcAGCACGcacgcggccctagtgaggataagcggtatgggaaatggatggatgaatatttcgagcacttgtttttctttattgaaaaacacaaactttttttttgtttttggggggggggagaggttacagtggattaatggcatttccatttaattcaatagggaaagacaatttgagatgagtgttttgagttatgagcgtggtcatggaGCTTATATcttgaggcaccactgtataaatgTAGTGATTTAATAATTAACACCTCACTGACAGTGTTAATTGAGACTAAGCATTATTATCCTTgttaatgcagttttttttttatacagctgTGCAGGTTTACATAATGAAGTGTATGGTgagcatatcagaatcagaatcatctttattttccaagtatgtgaaatacacacaaggaattcgtctatggtagttggagccgctcttgcaGACAGAAACAgtaaaaacaatacttttgagacacaaaAACGCACTATGGAGAGTCACtaagcaatgaaaggttaccagtaatgtggtaattccgatgcattttctttttaatattttgaaaattgtgctaatgatgcagagtcctccagcaatttagagcagtttgagatgactaatagagcaatagtctggtacagtgaccattgtgcaaatggcgcagataCTTCAAGAattttaagcagtttaaagtgacgagtagtggaATAAtatggaacagtgtcaattgtgcaaatggtgcagatacttcgcAAGCACATGAGTGACcactattggtcaacaacagatatgcaagtagtgcagagtggtgagactacgacagtgagtgcacgaataatgtataattggaccgacagagatgtgacaacaatctcaagacaaaattggcagcatgttacaatggaattgtaagttaactgttaaaaagttgatggcaagagggaagaagctgttggaatgtccgACCTTAGATGGATGCTGTGAATGAAAATATGCTTTGATGCACACATACGGTAGGAATACCTTAAGAGCTACTATGAGCTGCGAGAGGAGCCTCTGGGAAGCTGGAAGGGGATCGGCCTGTCCTTCGCGTCCAAGCTGAAAGACATGCAGACATTCTTCGGGCTCAACGCGACAGGAGTGCTCGATCGGGACACGCTGCAGGTAATGAGGAGGCCTCGTTGCGGTGTTCCAGATTCCGAAAACTACAGCAGTTACTTCCAAGGGCAACGATGGAACAAGAAGGTCATCACGTACAGGTAACAAGTGATTCCTTTTGTTGAGAAAACAGACAATAACTTCATATTTTATTAGGTAAATGCCTTGATAAAACCAATACACAATGATATGACTGTCCTATAATAAGTTGGCACTTTACAAAAAACTCCTCATAATGTTTTTAGGGTGTTGATATATTTTAACCGTTGTTTTGGAGGCTGTAATATGTGAtgcaattgtttttatataaattaGGATTTGGAACACTTTCCAGCTAAATTGTACCAACAATTACAGCTtccaattcaaataaaaagcatCCACTTTAACCATATTTACCAAAAACTGAACTATATAATCTGGAAGTGAGGAGGATTCACTACATAACTGAAGTTTTGATAACTACTATCTGAAATCAAGTAGCAACCAAAAAGGAATCAAAAGTGAAAACCTGACTgtgttaaaacattaaaatggcaaataacAGCTGCGATAAATCTTAGttaacaaatatttacaagAACCCAGTAGCTGTGTGTCCGATTGATTAATTCCTCTACCTTGATTAAATCATCTACCACACATGATGTTTGGTGTTTGAACCTCGGCTACATGTTGATGGTGATCCAATAAGGAATTTGTCATGTTTCAGGATCGGCAGGTACACCGAAGACATGCCTCGCAGCACCGTCGAGTCCCTGCTCGAGTCCGCTCTCAGCGTTTGGGCCAGAGCCGGCGGGCTGATATTTGTCCGCTCGCATACCCGTAACGCTGACATCAAGGTGGACTTTGTCACCCAAGGTGGGTTTTGTATGCTAATTCAAACATGGCTAACACGCAGTGCACTTTTGTTGATCACTGACTGCACTTTTGATGAGACAAACTGAAAAGTGACGAATTGGAGTGAAAAGAGTATTATTACCTCTGCCAACTGAGAAAAAAGTGATGTGAGTGGTATTGTGTTTGATTGGTTGGTATTGTGCCAAAATTACTCAACAGATTTTCACAAAACCTTTTTGAGCGGTGACACATACCAAGCAAGATGCCATATATTTTGGTATAAATGAAAATGCATGggattttttctgttttcatcaTTTGATGGAACTAAGTTAACTGGTTGATTCCTGTCTTCTGTGTTCATATGTGGCTTCAAATTGTTATCCACTGCCTCACTCTTGTCAGAGCGCACAGTGCTAATTGCAGAAACTGCCAGAATGCAgttggacaaacaaacacaaacaaatatgaccCTCCATTTTTCAAAGTTCCAGGACTTGTGTCAAAAAAGATCTATTTTTAAGCCAAACTACAAACTATGACTTTTCCACTTCAATGTGGGCCAGACAGAACTTTTACTTTGTTCAGTGTTCCAGGAGaggcgagagttgtggcaggacaatgCCCTGAGAtcctgacagttcctggccaagaagaacaCTTACCCGAGCTGGCTccgtgtggttttttttcttcctttcccaagctcaagctCATTTTGAAGACATGGATGAATGACAACAAGATcctggaagaatccttccaaGAGCCCATGAGGGTGTGGCAGAGAAAGCTGAGGAAGTGCATTAGATTCCACTGGGATTACTGCAAAGGGGAACATTTGtagcacatttcaaaaacatacacGGTAGTCATTCATGCTTAACTGAATACTCAGGTTCCCcttggtgtgaatttgagtgtgtgCCCTGCATCTGGCTGGTGACTAGTCCAAGGTGCCAAGGTGtcttcttgcccaaagtcagaaaAGATGCTATTTTGAAGCATCTAATGAAACATattttcacagttctgaggaacggggttcaatccccgaacccgcctgtgtggagtttgcatgttctccccgtgcctgcgtgggttttctccgggcactccggtttcctcccacatcccaaaaacatgcatgctaggttgattgacaactctaaattacccgtgggtgtgaatgtgagtgcgaatggttgtttgtttgtatgtgcccggcgattggctggcaaccagttcagagtgtaccccgcctcctgcccgatgatagctgggataggcacgcccgcgaccctggtgaggagaagcggctcagaaaatggatggttggatggatggatggatgtttgtgacaccagtcctggaacctctCTGCACTCTACCATGTACTacctttattttttatcttatcTTATTTGTATCTTCGGTCTGTTTTACATAATGAAGAACATGGTGATGCATTTCCATTCGATGGACCCGGGGGCTCGTTGGCTCATGCTTTCGGTCCAGGACAAGGCGTCGCAGGAGACACGCactttgatgatgatgaacgCTGGACAGCAACAGGAACAGCTGGTTGGCTCCTCACATTTAACCCTTGCAagaaaagcaatgtctgattttattttgaaacactaTCTGTTTCATGTTGTGCTTCTCTGTTGCAGGCTTTAATCTTTTAGTGCTGGCTGCACATGAATTTGGCCATGTGTTGGGTCTGAAGCACTCGAGGAACCCTGCATCACTAATGCACCCAAACTACAAGGCGTATCACTCAGGGGCCAACCTCCTATCCAGAAAGGACATTTCCAATATCAAAGCACTTTACCGTAATCTCATCTATtacaatttgacaaaaaattATAATCCTCTCAATCCTGCTTCTCAAACGTATGATCATGTGTGTGTCAGGTCCACACCAAGATCGCCCAAACTACTTTTCATGGCAGTTCTCTCGACTCATACGAAACAGATGTGCTCCAGATGTGACCTTCGATGCTGTCTCCACACTTGGGGATGCCACCATCTTTTTCAAAGACAGGTGCattgatgatttttttggggtgtcaCTTAAGCCTCAAACTCACCACATTGTTCCCATCCAGATATCTTTGGATTAAATACAATAAAGCGGATGATATCAAAGCAGGTCCAACCACTAACTTCATGCCCAAGATAGAAACCAGCATTGATGCTGCCTTCTGGGTACCGCGCAGGTCTACCGCTTACCTCATTCATGGTAACTGTCTCTTACTATCCTGTACAATGAAAACTTCTCAATGTGAATTTTATAAGAATTTCATCCCATATGTTGTGACAGAATCAATTTTCTGGATGGTGAAAGGCTCCGTCGTGAAGGGAAAGCCCAGAGCTCTGTGCCACTTTGGCTTTCCTGCCTGGGTACAGGACGTCGATGCCGCTGTGCACATCGTCAAAACCGGACGTACCCTCTTCTTCATGCATGACATTTATTGGAGGTCAAACATACACACTAAACGACGCATTTGTGCTCATTTTAGGTGTTTTTTGGTGACCATGTAAGGTGTGTGCTGAGAATAGAAAGaattattatttgaattatttacaaacttttttttctgcagctgTCTATTTGGGGGGAAGGTAAACAGTTTCACTGCTCTATTGAAATATACCGTATATTGAgtgaaactaaaataaaatgaaaggaaattaaGTGACGTGAAATGGCAAGAACCACGGCAGCCTGAGTGAAACCAGTATGACTCACAGCACCTCAAAGATATAAACATGGACTTGCACAACTTTTGTAAACAGCTCAATTTTGGTAGAGGTCAGCGTTGTACTGGGTGCCATTGCATTTTAGTTTGCACAGACTGTGAACCATGAACATGTTAGTCATAGTGATACTGACTTCAGTTACATAAGAAATACAGTATCACAAGTTTGTTACAGGTTATACTACACAGAAAGCAAGGGGCTTAATTTGCACAAACGgtgcatctggaaagtattcacagtgcttCCTGTTTGCCGTTTTGGTATGTTacagttgtatttcaaaatttattctaatttattatatatttgcaatacaattacaaatatttaaaacaaataaaatatttattgtcattatgcggtgttgtttgttgaatgtttAAGAAAAATTCATACAGTTCGGCAcagtggagactggttagcacatcggcctcacagtactgaggaccggggttcaaattcctgCCCcacctgagtggagtttgcacgttctccccatgcctgcgtgggttttctccgggcaatgcggtttcctcccacatcccaaaaacatgcagggtaggttaattgaagactctaaaatgcccgtaggtgtgaatgtgagtgcgaatgcttgtttgtttatctgtgccctgcgattggctggcgaccagttcagggtggaccccgcctctctctcgaagatagctgggataggcttcagcacgcccgcgaccctagtgaggataagcggaacggaagatgaatgaatgaataaatacaatccattttggaataagactGTAACATAATGAAACATAGAAAAAGTGAATTGCTGTGAATACTCTCCGGATGCACCTCAAAGCTAGGACTTGTAACTTTGTTGTCTCATTTTTTGCAGCTACAATGAAAACAGAAGAGTGATGGACTCTGGTTACCCAAAGTACATCAGCGAGGACTTTCCTGGACTCAACTCAACAGTAAATGCTGCTGTTCACAAAGAAGGTAAGACTGAGTAGTGATTGTCACCCTTTGCAACATAACATTCCCTCCAGTGCtgcaactttggaggttccactgtagttgaCCTCAACAACGAACGCAGTGCGGTTCGTATCACACATGTGCAGTCACTTGTGGCGCACTCCTTTGTGTCTCTTAGTCCAATGAACAAATTGTGTATACTAAATACACCCACCAAGCTGTTTGAATGACAAACTAGGGGCTGACAGCGCAATGCCCCTTGAAAGACAGTTGGCAGGAATATATGTActtgaatacaaaaatgtacttaCTGCTCTGTATTTAATATCAAACATatcaaatatatattcaaaagaaaaatatgcaATATGCTAGCTTTGGAGGGGCATGCCCAACATTATCAGGATGATcgtcagataaaaaaaaaaaaaaaaaaaaaaaaaaaaaaaacatattatatGTAAGTCAGTCACATAAGTAATTTTGTCCTCTTAAGGATGTGATATTTTTCCATCTTAGGTTTCATCTACTTCTTTGTTGGACCTCAAGTCTACAAGTACGACTACACCCACAAACATGTTGCTGGAGTTGAGAGAGCAAATTCCTGGCTTGGGTGTTGATGCCCAACAATGACCTGGGACTCTTCACCTGACTACGGATCACATCAGAAACCTGCCAGTTgtagtaaaaataaagatttgctaTTTAAACCTGAGAATGTGTATGGTCTGGGTCCAAAAGGGGAATAATATATTCTTCAAACCGATGGATATCACATAGTTCTTGATCTGACCTCCTAAATTGCCAAACATAACTTTTCACATTGATGCTGTTTGAAACTGAGGAACATGGCTGAACATATTTAGCCGGTATGGTAATGAGCACTGTGCAAGACTCTTTTCTTGGGCTTTACCAGCATGACATGGCAGAATGTTCACAAGCAAGGCCATGTAGTTGGGTCTTAATTACAACCAGAAGCAAGCAGTATTGCAATTTAGGCTCACTGAGTTGGCATGTTTTGTGGTGTTGCTGTTCGTTCGTGGCATCCAAAAAGGCTGTAAAACAGTGGCGTTTTTCCAGATCGTTGACGGCGCTTCAACTGCACATAAGTGACAATGGGAAGACAATGCCTTCATGAGACAGTTTTACCCTGCACCCTTATTACTATGTATATACTCCGTTCTGGATTTATATTCTTACCATCTGAACATTTTTCtgaataaataaagaatttaCTTCTCCACTATTTAACCTCCAGATTTTGCTAGTCCAAATAATGCAATATGATGCAGGACTCCATCCACTCTTGTTTACCAAAGCAGCTGGACTATgttacatttccttttttttttatccaaggtTATCATGAAGGTGAAGAGAACTCTGTAAACAACAAAAGTATGGCAGTTCTCATTGAGATTAATTAactaatttagcaatttttcaACTGATTCATGCCACTTTGCAagattccactgtatatgtattacTGATTTGATGTAATTGATATGTTGGAGTGCATCATCTTTGGTTTTTCACAGTTCAGTTTAACAAAGCTATGTTGATCAATTAATATTGATTCTTCGTTGTTATGTAATCAGTAGGAGGCCCAACATCACCACTGTATTGTAGGTTTGTCTTCACATTATTGACAAAAACACGACAGAGGACACTGTGTACTCTGGGGATCTTAGTGAAAAGGAGAGAAGTAAGAGGAGAACCACGATGCAGCGATCTGCTTTATGGACGCTCTTGTTTGGTGTGGGGTTTTTGGCTGTGAGCCGTGCAGCACCGACCATTGCCCCAACCATTTCACCAGAGGAAAACCACCTGGCTGAGGTAAAATGCAACCATGCAGACATACTGTAGTGTCAACTCTCTCAACTAGGAGCTACTAGAGATATGCAGATGAATAAAATTACTTGAAAAACATTCCTCTATCATTAATTTCCTTCAAAGAATTAAGTACAGTAGAACATCTCATGGTGAACACAATTTGTTACAGGACAATGATGGATGTCCAATTTGGTCAGActtaggaaaacaaaaaaaaattcccattcaAAATAATGGGACTTAAAAGAATCGACTGACAAatccggccacgcctgtgtggagtttgcatgctctcccagtgcctgcgtgggttttctccgggcactccggtttcctcccacatcccaagaacatgtattctaggttaattgaagactctaaattgcccgtaggtatgaatgtgagtgcgaatgcttgtttgtttatatgtgccctgcgattggctggcgaccagttcagggtgcatagcgcctctcgcacgaagataggtgggataggctcatgcatgcccgcaaccctactgaggataaacggtacggaaaatgaatgataaTATCAagacataaaacattttcatgacaAAATGACAAGTGAAGACGCGGGAGACTCAAGGTTTCTGCTTTGAATATGAGTCTGCTGAGATTTTACGTAACTTCCATTGTACACTCTTCTTATCTTAACACTCCTTGTTGAGACTGGCCTTTCTTATGCAATTTGTCTTTCAAAAAAGCCATTGCAAAAGGTTAAAACATAAATGCCTCCAACGAATGTCTTGCAGGATTGGCTGAGGTATCATATCGATATGAAACGATATCCTGATGACTTGTGTGACATAATTTAACATTGAATCCTGAATTGTAGGCTCACAAAAGGCAATCATCATAATTCAATATTTAATTCTGAATTTTATGATCACAAGGGAATTCCATTTTAGACATTGCACTGTATAACTATGTGTCTTGCTTTGACTTAGAACTATCTCTTCCAGTTTTATAATGATGTTGGGACCAGAAACTCCTCGAGGAGAAGCCTTGTTAGGAGCAACTTTAGCGAGGATCTGGAATCTATGCAGGCTTTCTTCGGCTTGGAGGTATCAACCATAATGGACACATTCCTACTGGAATGGATTAGTTCGTGAAAAGTTGCTGTGTCTTGGGCCAGAACACATTGCGTAAACAAGAAATTTGCTTGTAATTCATGAATATGGGCTAAAAGGTGACGGGGATCTTGAACAAGGAGACTGTGGAGGTCATGAAAGCGCCCAGGTGTGGTGTGTCGGACCTCAGTCGCTATGGACACTTTGCTGGGAAACCCAAATGGATCAAGAGGCTAATAACGTACAGGTAAATTAAGGTTATTGCTCATTCATACTAAGCGAGGCTTgattagtacttggatgggagccTGCCTGGGAAAATCAAGCACTGTAAGCTTCCAGCATGGTGGAATAGTGGTGtggtgctcttttttttccccgcaacGTGTACAACTTTGTAAGTTTAATTTCAGTCAAATTCATTGACCGAGGTACTGACACTATATATGGATTTGGTCTCTCGATGTTACACAGCTGTTGCCCACTGCTCGTTGGGATGgtttaaatgcagagaacaaatttacTGGATGTTGTACATGAGACGAAATAAAACACCTCCTTCATCTACTTTTTTATGTGTTCATTATGGTGTGATGAGTATGGTTTCCATGTGACTTGAACAGGTTCACTCAGTACACTGCAGATCTGAGCCAGAGACGGGTGGATGACACCATTGGTCAAGCGTTCCAGCTATACAGTGATGTCATCCCACTGGACTTCAAGCAGATCTACAACGGCACTGCAGACATCATGATACTCTTTAAGGGTGGATGTGAGTCCAGATGGAAGAAGGGGTAAATagaaacatttataaaaaaatgtataatcccCTTTGTCTTTTCGTAGATCACGGGGACTTTTATCCTTTCGACGGAGCGGGTGGAGTCTTGGCTCATGCAAACTCTCCTGGAAGCCAGCAGGGAGGGGACACACactttgatgatgatgaacaaTGGACGCTAACACAAAGAAGTACCTGCACTTTGCGATGGCTTATTGCAGCGGAAGGCAAAATTGAATCTTtcggggcttttccaccaaccagacCAGGAATTTTGAGACAGACCGTAcagtgcaaatatttatttgtgaacgtacaaacacagacaaaagcCAGGCTTCATTTCCTTGTCTTGCACTATGGCAAATGCTGCATTTTTCCACAGGCGCTGGAGGAGTTTttcataatttaataatataataggAGGAACGAACTAATCCAGGGGCAACCTTCCGTACCCTGAAGGGGGGCGGAACTTAAGATAGCAGGGTAGCTAGGGAAGTTCCTGCAAACGTTCCTGCGGTGGGAAAGCCCCTATAGTGTGCCATATAGACTAAGCCAACTCACTGTGCCTGACTTTTGTTCTTGCGGAGTTCAGGTGTGAATCAGTTGCTGGTGGCAGCGCACGAGTTCGGCCACGCTTTGGGAGTGGACCATTCCAGAGACAGACGCTCACTGATGTTCCCCACATATCAGTATGTCAACACAAACGGCTACAAACTGCCAGATGATGACAGGCAAGGGGTTCAAGCGCTCTATGGTGAGctcaaatcaatcaaatgttACTTATTAATTATCTATTTTGGATAAATCCAATCTTACGACCAATAGTACAATCATTTATAAAGCATCATGGTTTCTGTGTATGGATTgatccattccatccattagGAGCAAGGGCAACAGTGTGCCACCACATCCACATTTTGTTCCTCATAagcattatatacagtatttaatgtcGAGTTTGGTTCAATACTTGGGAAGCCCTGTTCTACATGATGGATGTTTGCATTGCTCTCCAACTCTCAGGTACCCGTACAAAAGAGCCAACAAATGCCCCCGAACCCAATCCACCACCTGAACCAGAGCCAGAGGATCCAACAGAAGACCCAGAAGACCTGCTTCCAAACCCTCGTGATGAGCAATGCAGCAGAAAGTTTGTGTTTGATGCTGCCACATCCATCAGGGGAGACTTCTTCAAAAACaggtatattttttaaaaattctgttAATAACGGATCACATTATTTATATCTTTATGCTTATATCCTTCCCCAGATACTACTGGAGGAAGAGTTCCATGTTCCAAGGACTCCGTTTCACTAAAGTGAGCACAAAATGGTCACAAATCAACACTGTTGATGCTGCATAGGAGGTCATAAACAAAGATGCTTTTTATCTCTTTGAAGGTAAAGGTCATGGAAGTGTGGTTACGTTGTAAGTACTGCATGTTAAATCAACATTACATCTACTGCCTGTTTCTCTCTAGGTAATCAGTTCTGGGGCATAAAGGCCTATGCAAAGACACTACTACCAGGCTATCCAAAGTTGCTGACCAGTCTGGGCCTCTCTACCACAGTCAGTAAGGTGAATGCAGCCATCTATCTGGTAACGACTGGAAAAACATTGCTATTTGTGAACAAACAGTATTGGAGGTGAGTGCATGTTGTTCAGGACAATCTTTTTTAGTTATTCAACCATTGATTTGCTTGGATTTCAAATTCCAGCCCAAAGGTTCCACatgaaaacacttgattttgaaaacaaattgataTATCTGATCCAGTGGTCAAACTTTCAGCACCATAAATGTTAGAACACATCCCtattcaatccattttcttccagcTTCTGGattattgtttgacttttgggACCATTTCCTTAGAATTTGATGTTGAATTTtgatgcaaactagaactagcagacattccaacagcttattccctcttgcaatcaacttcttaaacagttaacctacaattccattgcaacatgctgccaatttcttttgtctgagtttgttgtcacatttctatgGGGCCAACTATATACTACTCGAagactcactgtagtagtctcgccacgctgcactatttgcataactgttgttgaccaatactggccactcatgccagagtagcatctgcc encodes:
- the tbrg1 gene encoding LOW QUALITY PROTEIN: transforming growth factor beta regulator 1 (The sequence of the model RefSeq protein was modified relative to this genomic sequence to represent the inferred CDS: substituted 2 bases at 2 genomic stop codons), with the protein product MNVMVLSIWLLLSLMVAPGLTAPTPVPEEAASAFPTAHTDLITATEYLKSYYELREEPLGSWKGIGLSFASKLKDMQTFFGLNATGVLDRDTLQVMRRPRCGVPDSENYSSYFQGQRWNKKVITYRIGRYTEDMPRSTVESLLESALSVWARAGGLIFVRSHTRNADIKVDFVTQEHGDAFPFDGPGGSLAHAFGPGQGVAGDTHFDDDERWTATGTAGFNLLVLAAHEFGHVLGLKHSRNPASLMHPNYKAYHSGANLLSRKDISNIKALYRNQDRPNYFSWQFSRLIRNRCAPDVTFDAVSTLGDATIFFKDRYLWIKYNKADDIKAGPTTNFMPKIETSIDAAFWVPRRSTAYLIHESIFWMVKGSVVKGKPRALCHFGFPAWVQDVDAAVHIVKTGRTLFFMHDIYWSYNENRRVMDSGYPKYISEDFPGLNSTVNAAVHKEAPTIAPTISPEENHLAENYLFQFYNDVGTRNSSRRSLVRSNFSEDLESMQAFFGLEVTGILNKETVEVMKAPRCGVSDLSRYGHFAGKPKWIKRLITYRFTQYTADLSQRRVDDTIGQAFQLYSDVIPLDFKQIYNGTADIMILFKGGYHGDFYPFDGAGGVLAHANSPGSQQGGDTHFDDDEQWTLTQRSVNQLLVAAHEFGHALGVDHSRDRRSLMFPTYQYVNTNGYKLPDDDRQGVQALYGTRTKEPTNAPEPNPPPEPEPEDPTEDPEDLLPNPRDEQCSRKFVFDAATSIRGDFFKNRYYWRKSSMFQGLRFTKVSTKWSQINTVDAAXEVINKDAFYLFEGNQFWGIKAYAKTLLPGYPKLLTSLGLSTTVSKVNAAIYLVTTGKTLLFVNKQYWSYDETKNQMDFGYPXSIPSDFTGVRSNVDAVFENYAVNEMESLNTFESEMEADGQGSYSLFPSLDNIAGLSGTADTLESEPPSEIAEKPNLTWLDAAQIVLEESGHPMHIKEIKQRIIDRGLVQSNAKSSLEAVMYREKDDERQQALKAFTAQAFLSAPQQNTASTLAPGGATAVAPFPSPASSSENKAKMRRGARKKINEKYRLKYLRLRKAARAMIFENAALHDEVAHLEEKFLRVKEERQLLLLHYQSLSEGDFLPTPSSITNPAVSPPTTSSGPGGPPGLCGTPNLTSAVSAVDEGQLKKPKKEHKERGRENGKDELQKKMSKKRKLADGSRKLVQPIPLDSCGRPVFPIVLGGLTVYSLGEIITDRLFFHDECAIYPVGFCSTRVFASMKNPELPCLYTCQIKDGRSGPQFEIVPEDDPQNAIVASSALTCHSNLLKAIASVSSKAVAPIVPSGADFFGFSHPTIQNLIQSCPGARKCNNYRWIRFDVCRPVDGQNPHSLSEDDASVNFEAYQRHRRFSDKPEQISAQKMQCSSASHPTATSVKPLTSYFSS